In Cystobacter fuscus DSM 2262, one DNA window encodes the following:
- a CDS encoding Kelch repeat-containing protein, producing MFVFRRLSFLPALLLLCIAACNTQPQGSVSFAAAVQQALSASSVTRVTVTISASDMTSIVVDLAESNGTWGGLIGNIPAGTNRTFVADAFDASGTKRFQGQTSGVTIIAHQTTAVALTLQELSPQPPYSNEAPLIDSVVAATTAVQTGASLSLTATAHDPNPGDSLTYAWSATGGTFSAPTVANTTWTAPTTLGVQTLTLTVTDSQGAAVSVSLAINVYSGVATGNAAINISFNFAPVVSKVSASLNQLDAGQSTAVSAIASDSDGDTLSYLWSASCPGTWTNDTSSAASFVPSSVPASACNNCRLTVTVQDGRGGQTTGSLNLCVTSTSTQRFPPVFTHYYQSALSASAGQPVTFEVNAQDPQSSTLTFAWSANMGSLATAQNTASTSRVVWTAPACADAGPPPSVTVVVTNAYGLSASMPFALSGLPACATGSSSAGFMATARAGHTSTLLPSGKVLVATGENSSTPAPAELYDPATNSWSSTGSMASPHDSAPDILLPSGKVLVPGGYNQGSATAVVEVYDPATNAWSTAQAMTAARFGHTATRLASGKVLVTGGFNGSFLSSTELYDPTTNTWTPTASMNSVRYLHMATLLPSGKVLVTGGYGSGFFSTTEVYDPATNSWTPTASMASVRYAHTSTLLASGKVLVVGGQYAYYNSHLATAEVYDPATNAWSPAGALTVERSGHLATLLTSGKVLVSGGADNADNPLTSVQVYDPATNSWSSTAPLAVARMSHNATLLNSGKVLISGGIGTTGAYLSSAELYTP from the coding sequence GTGTTTGTATTTCGCCGTCTCTCCTTTCTCCCCGCGTTGCTGCTGCTCTGCATTGCCGCCTGTAACACGCAGCCTCAAGGCTCCGTCAGCTTCGCCGCCGCCGTCCAGCAAGCCCTCTCCGCCAGTAGCGTCACCCGCGTCACGGTCACCATCTCCGCTTCCGACATGACTTCCATTGTCGTCGACCTGGCCGAGTCGAACGGCACCTGGGGAGGGCTGATCGGCAATATTCCCGCTGGCACCAACCGCACCTTCGTCGCCGACGCTTTCGATGCCTCCGGCACCAAGCGCTTCCAGGGGCAGACCTCCGGCGTCACCATCATCGCCCATCAGACAACCGCCGTCGCACTCACCCTGCAGGAGCTGTCTCCCCAACCGCCCTACAGCAACGAAGCCCCGCTGATTGACTCCGTCGTCGCGGCCACCACCGCCGTGCAGACGGGCGCCTCCCTCTCCCTCACCGCGACGGCCCACGACCCGAACCCGGGTGACTCCCTCACCTATGCGTGGAGCGCCACGGGCGGTACCTTCTCGGCCCCCACCGTGGCCAATACCACCTGGACCGCGCCCACCACCCTCGGTGTCCAGACCCTCACCTTGACGGTGACGGACTCGCAGGGGGCGGCCGTCTCCGTCTCCCTTGCCATCAACGTCTACTCCGGTGTCGCCACCGGTAACGCCGCCATCAACATCTCCTTCAACTTCGCGCCTGTGGTCTCGAAGGTCTCCGCTTCCCTCAACCAGCTCGACGCGGGGCAGTCCACCGCGGTCTCCGCCATCGCCTCGGACTCGGATGGCGATACCCTCTCGTACCTGTGGTCCGCCTCCTGTCCCGGCACCTGGACGAACGACACCTCGAGCGCCGCATCCTTCGTGCCGTCTTCGGTCCCAGCCAGCGCGTGCAACAACTGCCGTCTCACGGTGACCGTCCAGGACGGTCGCGGTGGCCAGACGACGGGCTCGCTCAACCTGTGCGTGACCTCCACGTCCACTCAGCGTTTCCCGCCTGTCTTCACCCACTATTACCAGTCCGCCCTCTCCGCCTCCGCGGGGCAGCCGGTCACCTTCGAGGTCAACGCCCAGGATCCCCAGTCCAGCACCCTGACGTTCGCGTGGAGCGCCAACATGGGCTCGCTGGCCACGGCGCAGAATACCGCCAGCACCAGCCGCGTCGTGTGGACGGCACCTGCGTGCGCTGACGCGGGCCCTCCCCCCTCCGTGACGGTGGTGGTCACCAATGCGTACGGCCTCTCCGCGTCCATGCCCTTCGCCCTCTCCGGGCTGCCGGCCTGCGCAACCGGGTCGTCGTCGGCCGGCTTCATGGCCACGGCGCGCGCTGGCCACACCTCCACCCTGCTCCCCTCCGGCAAGGTGCTCGTCGCGACGGGCGAGAATAGCAGCACGCCCGCCCCCGCGGAGCTGTACGACCCGGCCACCAATTCCTGGTCCTCCACCGGCTCCATGGCCTCACCCCACGACTCCGCCCCGGACATCCTGCTCCCGTCGGGCAAGGTGCTCGTCCCAGGCGGGTACAACCAAGGCTCCGCCACCGCCGTCGTGGAGGTGTACGACCCGGCCACCAACGCCTGGTCCACCGCCCAAGCCATGACCGCGGCACGCTTCGGCCACACCGCCACCCGGCTTGCCTCCGGCAAGGTGCTCGTCACGGGAGGGTTCAATGGCAGCTTCCTCTCCTCCACGGAGCTGTATGACCCGACCACCAACACCTGGACCCCCACTGCGTCCATGAACTCGGTGCGCTACCTGCACATGGCCACCCTGCTCCCGTCGGGCAAGGTGCTCGTCACGGGAGGCTATGGTTCCGGCTTCTTCTCCACCACGGAGGTGTACGACCCGGCCACCAACTCCTGGACTCCCACTGCGTCCATGGCCTCGGTCCGCTACGCCCACACCTCGACGCTGCTCGCGTCCGGCAAGGTGCTCGTCGTGGGGGGACAGTACGCTTACTACAACAGCCATCTGGCGACCGCGGAGGTGTACGACCCGGCCACCAACGCCTGGTCCCCGGCGGGCGCCCTGACCGTGGAACGCTCGGGACACCTCGCCACCCTGCTGACCTCCGGCAAGGTCCTCGTCTCGGGCGGGGCCGACAACGCGGACAACCCCCTCACCTCCGTGCAGGTGTACGACCCGGCCACCAACTCCTGGTCCTCGACGGCGCCCCTGGCCGTGGCGCGCATGTCACACAACGCCACCCTGCTGAACTCCGGGAAGGTGCTCATCTCGGGGGGCATTGGCACCACAGGCGCCTATCTCTCCTCCGCGGAGCTCTACACGCCCTG